One window of Leucobacter komagatae genomic DNA carries:
- a CDS encoding TetR/AcrR family transcriptional regulator, whose translation MGETVGERKRGRPTEAEREARRGHILDEALRLFVSRGYGAVTIDELAQGARVTKRTIYTYFGDKAGVFTAVIERFRAQAGEVSGAGLQETATRIVEVLFSDSAVGMHRLMIAEALQFPELAAGFYESGPRGYVDLLAAGLPGELGEPERAALAEALFGLLLGEPHRRRLLGLSEAPNEAAARAHVTSALALLRLGE comes from the coding sequence ATGGGCGAGACTGTCGGTGAGCGCAAGCGCGGGCGCCCCACGGAGGCTGAGCGGGAGGCGCGGCGGGGGCACATCCTCGACGAGGCGCTTCGGCTGTTCGTCTCGCGCGGGTACGGCGCGGTGACGATCGACGAGCTTGCGCAGGGAGCCCGGGTCACGAAGCGGACGATCTACACGTATTTCGGTGACAAAGCCGGCGTCTTCACGGCGGTTATCGAGCGGTTCAGGGCGCAGGCCGGAGAAGTCTCGGGCGCCGGGCTGCAGGAGACGGCCACCCGCATCGTCGAGGTGCTGTTCTCTGACAGCGCGGTCGGGATGCACCGCCTCATGATCGCGGAAGCACTGCAGTTTCCCGAGCTCGCGGCAGGGTTTTACGAGAGCGGGCCCCGAGGATACGTTGACCTCCTTGCTGCCGGGTTGCCCGGGGAGCTTGGCGAGCCAGAGCGCGCGGCCCTTGCGGAGGCCCTGTTCGGTCTCTTGCTTGGCGAGCCGCACCGGCGGCGGCTGCTCGGGCTCAGCGAGGCGCCGAATGAGGCAGCAGCGCGGGCGCACGTGACGTCGGCGCTCGCGCTGCTGCGGCTGGGGGAGTGA
- the pdhA gene encoding pyruvate dehydrogenase (acetyl-transferring) E1 component subunit alpha codes for MKARAATSPEALRPDGIDGVAMLGLYREMVLIRRFEERAARAYTQAEIGGYCHLNLGEEATVVGILRAMAPTDYLFTNYREHGYALSRGIEPGRVMAELYGRSDGVSKGWGGSMHLFDVEARLLGGYGIVGGQLPLATGAALAIDYRGGPEAVVCIMGDGTTNIGAFHESLNLAAIWRLPVVFVIVNNGLGMGTTVEESSGEPELYKRAASYRMPSERVDGTDPLAVREAMLRALASARAGTPFLLEAVSERLKGHSVVDPAKYRAPEKTQSLAASDPIALFAARLTDLGLLDDDTAAEVDATAASAVQAAVAFAEASPHPSVDTLFDYTYATPVANNSHRLPGEPLFSPAPPLPNAPTNGAAA; via the coding sequence GTGAAGGCGCGTGCAGCGACGTCACCCGAAGCGCTCCGCCCCGACGGCATCGACGGTGTCGCCATGCTCGGCCTGTACCGCGAGATGGTGCTCATCCGCCGCTTCGAGGAGCGCGCGGCGCGCGCCTACACGCAGGCCGAGATCGGGGGCTACTGCCACCTGAACCTCGGGGAGGAGGCGACCGTCGTCGGCATCCTCAGAGCGATGGCGCCGACCGACTACCTCTTCACGAACTACCGCGAGCACGGCTACGCGCTCAGCAGGGGCATCGAGCCGGGCAGGGTAATGGCCGAGCTCTACGGCCGCTCTGACGGGGTCTCGAAGGGCTGGGGCGGCTCCATGCACCTCTTCGACGTCGAGGCTCGGCTGCTCGGCGGGTACGGCATCGTGGGCGGCCAGCTTCCGCTCGCGACGGGCGCCGCACTCGCCATCGACTACCGCGGCGGGCCCGAAGCCGTGGTCTGCATCATGGGCGACGGCACCACGAACATCGGTGCGTTCCACGAGTCACTAAACCTCGCGGCGATCTGGCGGCTGCCTGTCGTGTTCGTCATCGTGAACAACGGGCTGGGCATGGGCACGACTGTCGAAGAGTCGTCGGGCGAGCCCGAGCTCTACAAGCGCGCGGCCTCGTACCGCATGCCGTCGGAGCGGGTCGATGGCACCGACCCCCTCGCCGTCCGCGAGGCCATGCTCCGCGCGCTCGCGAGCGCGCGGGCCGGCACGCCGTTCCTCCTCGAAGCCGTGAGCGAACGGCTGAAGGGGCACTCGGTCGTCGACCCCGCGAAGTACCGCGCCCCAGAGAAGACCCAGTCGCTCGCCGCGAGCGACCCGATCGCGCTGTTCGCCGCGCGCCTCACCGACCTTGGGCTGCTCGACGACGACACGGCCGCGGAGGTCGACGCGACAGCGGCCTCGGCCGTACAGGCGGCGGTCGCGTTCGCCGAGGCGAGCCCGCACCCGAGCGTCGACACGCTCTTCGACTACACGTACGCGACGCCCGTCGCGAACAACTCCCACAGGTTGCCCGGCGAGCCGCTTTTCTCCCCGGCACCGCCCCTCCCTAACGCCCCGACGAACGGAGCCGCAGCATGA
- a CDS encoding GNAT family N-acetyltransferase, with translation MNLVNNVTDYSATPLLSNAAAAAFGATAPDHIAPVVRPLAPADEQQWRSHFRAYREFYKLAESEEVVSRAWGWFMDPQHECKALVAEAHSEILGFAHHRRFSSPYTGTTSIFLDDLFTTPAARGRGVGRALIGRLTDMTAAEGRAGVQWVTADDNHQAQALYNSLATRASWITYDASPTPRA, from the coding sequence ATGAATCTAGTTAATAACGTTACTGATTATTCCGCAACACCGTTACTCTCGAACGCGGCGGCCGCAGCCTTTGGCGCGACCGCGCCAGACCACATCGCGCCCGTCGTGCGCCCACTCGCACCCGCCGATGAGCAGCAGTGGCGGTCGCACTTCCGGGCGTACCGGGAGTTCTACAAGCTCGCCGAATCCGAAGAGGTCGTGTCACGCGCGTGGGGCTGGTTCATGGACCCCCAGCACGAGTGCAAGGCGCTCGTCGCCGAGGCCCACAGCGAGATTCTCGGGTTTGCCCACCACCGCCGGTTCTCGTCGCCGTACACGGGCACCACGAGCATCTTCCTCGATGACCTCTTCACCACCCCCGCCGCCCGCGGTCGGGGCGTCGGGCGGGCGCTTATCGGCCGCCTCACCGATATGACTGCGGCCGAGGGGCGCGCTGGCGTGCAGTGGGTAACGGCGGACGACAACCACCAGGCACAGGCGCTGTATAACTCGCTCGCGACCCGAGCGAGTTGGATCACGTACGACGCGTCCCCAACGCCCCGCGCGTAG